From Anaerotignum faecicola, the proteins below share one genomic window:
- a CDS encoding GyrI-like domain-containing protein: MKYEWKKEEKGLYVPKDKAELVTVPQFKCFIIKGEGEPESEDFLQRADVLNRLSNSIKTMPKRGFIPGGYYEYSVYPLEAVWEFKSGGVYGGRYTLMVRQPSFVTEAIARMTVTNIISTNPHPLASEVQYTTMGGGTAVQIMHTGCGGKEESFDVLRQFAKLNGIKIKEDIFHEIYISNAKRTAPQKLKTVLRLMVEN; the protein is encoded by the coding sequence ATGAAATATGAATGGAAAAAAGAAGAAAAGGGATTATATGTTCCAAAAGATAAGGCTGAATTAGTAACAGTGCCGCAATTTAAATGCTTTATTATAAAAGGGGAAGGAGAGCCCGAAAGCGAAGATTTTTTGCAGAGAGCCGATGTTCTGAACAGGCTAAGCAATTCGATAAAGACAATGCCGAAGCGCGGTTTTATACCGGGAGGATATTATGAGTATTCAGTTTATCCGTTGGAAGCGGTATGGGAGTTTAAAAGCGGCGGCGTATATGGGGGGCGGTATACGCTTATGGTGCGCCAGCCTTCATTTGTAACTGAAGCAATAGCAAGGATGACTGTTACAAATATTATTTCTACGAATCCACATCCGTTAGCGAGCGAAGTGCAGTATACTACAATGGGCGGCGGTACGGCAGTGCAAATTATGCATACCGGATGCGGAGGGAAAGAGGAAAGTTTTGATGTTTTAAGACAGTTTGCAAAGCTAAACGGGATAAAGATTAAGGAAGATATATTTCATGAAATTTATATAAGTAATGCCAAAAGAACGGCGCCGCAAAAACTTAAAACTGTGTTAAGATTAATGGTTGAAAATTAA
- a CDS encoding DUF6198 family protein, with the protein MEISVDGNGFNAVLKGKKKVKFSREAALLISVLINSMGVDIMSRSGFGIAQISSVPYVFSKTFPNITFGTFNYIFQTMLIVSLMVIGKKIKAGYAFSFVVGIVFGVMLDIHNLWVSLLPTGPVLNIIYFVLSYFILCTGVCLANNSMLPIIPTDTFPRDLSVMLGKPYNVVKTTFDLCCLFTTVVISFVCLGRLEAVGIGTFILAFTMGKVITVINTKVNNIFEFYNAVNLKFPAKKLALISHIHRI; encoded by the coding sequence ATGGAAATATCAGTTGACGGAAACGGATTTAATGCCGTTTTGAAGGGCAAAAAGAAAGTAAAATTTTCGAGGGAAGCGGCGCTTCTTATCAGCGTTCTGATTAACAGCATGGGCGTTGATATTATGAGCAGGAGCGGTTTCGGAATTGCCCAGATTTCATCTGTTCCTTATGTTTTCAGCAAAACATTTCCAAATATAACTTTCGGAACATTTAATTATATATTTCAAACGATGCTTATTGTATCTCTTATGGTTATAGGCAAAAAAATAAAAGCCGGATATGCATTCTCGTTTGTAGTTGGAATAGTGTTCGGAGTTATGCTGGATATACACAATTTATGGGTTTCGCTGCTGCCGACAGGGCCGGTGTTAAATATCATATATTTTGTTTTAAGCTATTTTATATTATGTACGGGGGTCTGCCTTGCAAACAACAGCATGCTTCCTATAATACCGACGGATACTTTTCCGCGCGACTTGTCGGTAATGCTTGGCAAACCGTATAATGTTGTGAAAACAACTTTTGATTTGTGCTGTCTTTTTACGACGGTTGTAATTTCGTTTGTCTGCCTGGGAAGGTTGGAAGCGGTTGGAATCGGAACGTTTATATTAGCTTTTACTATGGGCAAAGTTATTACTGTTATAAATACAAAAGTAAACAATATATTTGAGTTTTATAATGCCGTTAATCTTAAGTTTCCGGCAAAGAAATTAGCTTTAATCAGCCACATACACAGAATATAA